In Lycium ferocissimum isolate CSIRO_LF1 chromosome 3, AGI_CSIRO_Lferr_CH_V1, whole genome shotgun sequence, the genomic window TCCTTAGCTTGTGACCTTGACGACGATCGTCTTTGGGCTTCTATAGCGCCATCCTTGCCCATGGAGCTATCAATAGAACTAGAGTCAAATTAGAAAATCAGCAAACGGGTAGTCGGTGAttagcttttttctttttccttaatgTCTCAAAGTCTGGTCTGATGCGTGGTCATGTTAGGTCTGCAGAGGTGCGCGCCGAATTGGATTAAAATTCTACAACACACAGTGATATGTATATAGGAACGATTTCCATATTAAATTTTAAGGTCTTTAAcattaaatttattatattttaaaaattactttttttgtcccaatttatatggtaCACTTTCCTTTATAGAttgtctaaaaaagaatgatacatttctatatttaaaaataatttaaattaaaacttTCTCTTTTAccattaatgaaatgatttataaccacacaaatatctatgacttgttttagaccacaagtttcaaaagtcttcatttttttcttaatctctatatttaattaaattatataatataaattgaaacggagggagtagtacaTTACAAATTTAATGTATCTACACATAAATGTTTGTACGTTAAAAATACTAAAGTTCAAATAAATAGATGACATAATTGATGGTGCGTCTATCTGTGGTGACAAGGGGCTAAACGACGTATGCAGAATGACATAAGCAGAATGACATAAGTAGAATGGAAACTTCGAAATCTCACTGACCTTGAATAACAAATGATTATtgacatatttttattggaaaGTTATTCTTaagagccgtttggacatgatttgaaatcatgatttcaagcCATGATTTGAAACTGTGTTTGAACATGTAATTTGATATCTTGGATTGTATTTTATATGCATAGAAAaaacaagttgtgaaaactatcaaaacattctcaattcttttacaatcttaccaaatgagcaagtcatagttcataacaaaattaatacgttactagaaggcctttctaaaaaatatacaaaataatagtaccgaaaatataatattaatatgataatatttttagtaaaataCACAAATTGACTTGAATCGTGCTAGGTACAATCCAAAGAAACTATTTCAACAATATTAAATGTTTTTCAGAATTAAACAAGTCCATCTCTAAATTAATTAGGGAATACAGGAATCTGCAAATTTAATGATGCCAGtaagtttgaaaataaaacaaaatggaAAGAAGGAATTTAcaatttctactatattagaagcacCGGTTGGGGTGCTTTTTCGTCGTCCGTTGTGGACCccccataaaataaaaaaattgggctccatattaatcaagccctaaaaaaaaaaaaagtgttgtccccatattaaacaacatcgagtattaaaaattgtgggccccatattaaacaacatcgagtattaaaaaaagtggaacccaccacatccaaactcatgggaaaaaaagtgagaccccatattaacaatcaagcaatattgaaaaaaaaaaagtgaatcccatatttaaaaacaaacaacattaaaaaaatgtgggccctatattaaacacgatgcgtattcgtagcaaacactaatatgaCAAAGTTTTAAATGCGGAGCACAAACtgcaatgttatattaatcgtgttttgaacatagtatcccatattgacaaaatcaagcaatatatataaaaaaaaaaaaatgaatcccatgtaaaaaaaaaaaaaagtacgaACTTTGTATTCTTATgttatttaatataataaagttttaaatacggagcacaaattacaatgttatatcaatcgtgttttgaacatagtatataataattaaccggTTGGGGTGCTTTTTCATCGTCCGTTGTGGACCccccataaaaaataaaaaaaaatttgggctccatattaatcaagccctaaaaaaaaaaaaattgtaaaaaaaaaaatgttgtccccatattaaacaacatcgagtattaaaaattgtgggccccatattaaacaacatcgagtattaaaaaaaagtggaacccaccacatccaaactcatgggaaaaaaaagtagaccccatattaacaaaatcaagcaatattgaaaaaaaaagtgaatccgtatttaaaaaacaaacactttaaaaaaaaaatgtgggcctatattaaacacgatgcgtattcgtagcaaacactaatataatgaaGTTTTAAATGCGGAAAGCACAAAagcaatgttatattaatcgtgtattgaacatagtatccgtatattgacaaaatcagcaatatatataaaaaaaaaatgaatcccatgtaaaaaaaaaaaaaaagtgcggaCTTTGTATTAAgtaacactaatataataaagttttaaatacggacaaattacaatgttatatcaatcgTGTTTTAAGAACATAGTATATAATAATTTGGGCCTCATATTAAAACgaacccataaaaaaaaattgtgggccctaTATATATtgaccccatactaaacaacatcaagcaatatataaaaaataaaaaataaagagaaaccCACCATCTTCAAACTCACGgtaaaaaaagtggaccccatattaacaaaatcaagcaatatcaaaaaaaaaaagtgaaccccatattaaaaaaaataatgtcaaaaaagactttgtattcgtagtaaacactaatgtcaaaaaaaaaaaaaaagtgcatcccatattaaaaaatcaaacaatattcatataatttccaaagtatctcattaagtcaataatgatggattcattacCGCGTGCgaatcaatccattagtgggagcaaatgaaattattgtacagtaacatacttaaaatacttatatattaaaataagatagaatttaattactttttcattttttccttactctaataaatgtgaaaataattgtgcaagcaatatataaaaaaataaaaaaaataaaaaaaagtgaatcccatattaagaaaataaacaatgtcaaaaaaaagaCTTTATATTTGTAGTAAACactaatgtccaaaaaaaaaaaaaaaaatgcaccccatattaaaaaaatcaaacaatattcatataatttccaaagtatctctcattaagtcaataatgatggattcgtTACgcgtgcgtatcaatccattagtgggagcaaatgaaattattgtacgatgcatacttaaaatacttatatattaaaataagatagaatttaattactttttcattttttccttactctaataaatgtgaaaataattgtgggctccatattaaacaccatgcatatttgtagcaaacactaatagaataaagttttaaatacggagtacaaactataatattatattaatcgtgttttgaacatagtatcccatattgacaaaatcaagcaatgtatataaaaaaaaaaagtgaatcccatattaaaaaaataaataatgtcaaaaaaaagtgcagactttgtattcttagcaaacactaatatagtaaaattttagatacggagcataaattacaatgttatatcaatcgtgttttgaacatagtatatatatatatatatatatatatatattatatacataaaaataatgcaaactaataatgtccaaaagggtgggccccatactaaacgacaccaagcaatataaaaaataaaaaaaaataaaaaagaaactatataaagcatgggtttagacccatgcttcatcgtccgttgtctcttaaaaaaaagggtgggctccatactaaataacaccaagcaatataaaaaaaggaagaaaaaaaagtgaaactcaccacatccaaactactttaaaaaaaaaaaagtagaccccatattaacagaATCAagcaacattaaaaaaaaaatgtgaatcccacattaataaaacaaacaatgttaaaaaacaaatgcttagaaaatcaaacaattaaatcaataacaATGGACTCtttagaataaggaaaaaaatcaatttctactttgtttcgttttaaacatgtaaaattaatttaataatttgaattagaattatctaaatcaaaatttgataaaaaataataagtattttacacaccgataaattaatcgaattaaaattgaaagtatcaagcGATGCTTAAACattattctttattgttttatctcaaagagagaaaatagtttctttttaaacaagtcttctcttttaaaaaatattaataaatttgcgattttgtattcgtagcaacattaatataataaagttttagatacggagcacaaactacaatgttatattaatcgtgttttgaacacacacacacacatatatatatatatatatatatataatcactattcaaagacaactatatacacatagatgcactataatctaaagtgttggtACGCGTATGCGGCCAAAGACGGGCATACGCGTGATCTAGTATAGATAATAATCGTAGAAGAAAGTAGTGATTAGCTTAGCTATGAAGAAGAAATGGTGGTAGAGACTTCTCGGCTGAAAATTGAGTAAGGTGGATGGCTAATCATCAAGCTACTCATAGCCAATGGTAGCGTCTATAAGTGTGACAAGTGGTGAGGGTCCTTCGCCACTTGTCTATAGTCATTAGTCCACTAGGCTTCAAAGTTAACAAGTGGCAAGGTCTTCCATGCATAAAGACACATCAAATACATTTAATTCTTTTGAAATGATATTTTGTCAACATTTGAAGAGCTTATATGGATGTTCACGTTGTGGGATCTaacttggtatgttgttgttgttgttttgttgagctTATATGGATGTCGTTGGACTTCGTGATGAGCCACTTCAGCGGGAGTTTGTTGTTTTATCTATGCTTTTGACATGTTCAAGAATATTCTCATTACATAAtaaagttttatgaaattcataaaatttatgaatttcatgtgtttattgAAAACTCtgaaaataaagatatggatTTTCTACCGCGATTTTGCATAAAGTGTAAGAAAGTGGTTTATTGACTATTTAAGTCATAAAGTAGGACCAATTGAAAATAGGCATGTCTGAGATCAATTTTACATGCAATTTCCATGTTATGCATCCATACTTGATCTATGtcattgattttattaatattgtGACCATTGATGGGTTTAGTGACGAATATATGTTACGAAAACCGCTCTGATCCTTTATTAGTATGATTAATGGACCAAATTGCTTAGAGATAGCAAATTGTGCgcactataattttttttggttatgtacaatttttcagaaatatatGTGGTCCAAGTGGAAGATTATTAGAAATTCTCTATTTAGTGGACtcacatatttaatataattgtaCATAGATATGCTATCAATTAAAGACGTTCATTTTTCTGATCTAATAAAGTATTATTTTTATGTGCTATATATAAATCTTATGTTATAAGGTATGGATTTTATATTCGTAGAAACCTAATGAACTTTTCAGTTATAATTAATGGGTTTATAACTGAAGAGTCACGCCTCTTCTGAAAGGTTGCCTTTGAAGAGTTATGTCTCTTCCGAAGAGGTGTCTCGCTATTATATATTGGTTGTTGTCCCTAAGTCTGTTACTAATTCTTTTCCTCTCTGCCCCATTAAAGGAAGTGTCACAAAGAAAGTAacaagacttagaaaatcatgACTCCCTTCAATTGATTCTTACAATGTATCAAAGGTAAGTGTCCATACTATTCTCCTAAATTTATATCGCTGCCTATTGATTTACTTCTGATTCTGTATGGACTGTATAAAGTTTTCCAACAAGAGTATCTATGACAGTACCTATCTTGGTAGGAAGTAGCTAGTGTCACgtaaaattaattaaggtgCGTGCAAGCTGGTTCAGACACCATCAATTATAAGAGAAGTACTTTTGTATTCagagttttcttttttgagtTAATACTCTAAATTCAGAGTTCTTAAAATGTATCcgcaaagaaaattaaaaaacaaaaaaaaaagtgggagaAAAGCGTAATGATTCACAATTACATATTGAAATTTCTCATAACTGGCTATTAGGGGAAAAGGTAGTCAATAAGTCGCTGACGCATGTGAGGATGAGTTGCTTGGCTTATGAGGAAAGAGAAGTGTTCGTCAAGtattgtactccctccgttttaatttatgtgaatccatttgATTggacacgacatttaagaaagaatgaaaaattttaaaacttgtgattcaaaataagtcttgaatatttgtgtggttgtaaatcatttcataaagtgaatttgtttccaaattaggaaagaagtcattcattttgacacggactaaaaaaaaaataagttcacataaatagaaacagagggagtattaggTATtgctatttctttttctttcatttaaaATGAACAAATTATTGACTAATTTATGAAATTCTAGGAGAAGTAAATCTTCCAAAATATTTCTTGTTGGCCCTTAATCAATCCGCACTCTAAGGCCATCAAATATAATTTAAGGTCATTTGTTTTTTGTATCAGAAGACGAAAAAGTTGGTGGGGAATGAATTCGAGTATACCTCATTTTACATTTTGTTTTTGATAATATATAGGCTTTGGAAAACTTATTTGTGTTTAATATTTACACCAAATTAGTGAAAGCTAGCTAGAGATATTTctttcatataattttttttaatctcgtAATCACTACTAAGTTAAATAACAAGAATGTGttcttactttaattttttaagttttagtCCAACATGAACTTTCACATGTTGCAACATATACACCcctttaatttccttttaacATTGTTACCATTACTAAATAATTTCTTGTCTTTAGGATCTACACATTTctcaatttaatttttaataattcaaacattattctttattctttttaatcATTTCATACAAACATGATTGTAAGCAGTAGTTCAAGCATTATTCTTTATTCTTTATACTACAAGCTACTCCTACGTAGGTATCTTATTGGGGAGAAGTAAACTAGTGATGCAAGACCCAAAAAGTGTAAATGATTAATGTTtctaactttttcttcttcttttaaacTAATAGGATTAGTAGATTAATAAGACGTGAAAACATGTTGACTATTCTAATAGTATCTGGTGTCCAAATCAGTAAACAAAGGCGTCGTCTTTAATTTAATTTCCAAAAGAGAATAGAAACGTAAGCAGGGAAGTCATTTAGAAATGTGAGCAGGGAAGTGATTACCATTCTTAGTCTACGTCACATACTGCCGTCATCAAATACGTCAAAACTAACGTGATAACAcctctatatatacacaacaccATTCATTCAATTGTCTTCAACACATTATATATCAGTTCACAAActgaaacaaaaacaaaaacacatTGTCTCTTACTGATTTTTTCATAGCTTAATTTCGTTCTGTTTAAATCTAGCAGAAAATCAGGATGTCGTCGCCATCTTTTTCTTCATTAAAAGTGATACCACTTGATGATTATAATGATCAATTTGACGATACTCAGTCGCATATGGCGGTTGATGGTGGCGAGGAGAAGAATGATACGAATGTTCTAGAAGAAGTAGACACGTGGCTGCCCATAACGGAATCACGAAAAGGGAATGCTTATACGGCAACGTTTCATGTACTGTGTTCTGGTATTGGAACTCCAGCACTTGTTCTCCCATTTGCTTTCACGTCCTTAGGATGGTAACTAATTAAACCTCTTTAATATCCCTCTTTCTTGAAAAAACTTACATTTATTACTACTGACTAGTAGTCTAGTACTATCTTCTGTTAAGttgttattatattattattgaatACCATGCGATTTTTAGTACTTGCAGATCTGGTATTCAGTTACCCCTACGTTACGTGTTGAAAAATTCATCTCAATAGCCGAAATTATTACTACCAGGAGTGGCTAGACTATAAGGTCAATAAAGCAATCGCTTGAGCCCcagtttttttcttaaaaatgtattttatataaatatttttgccTCAACCGGaataagtttttcaaaattaaattaataaaatcttatCTAAGATCAGTAATGTCTCCAGAGAGATTGAATGGATTAGatatattatcaattgaaaaggaattgttggaacaaatcgactataaaatagtaattaatgACTTTGCATTTGAAAAAGCTAAAAAATTAGAcgttaaataaaaatatatatgactatctttccttaaaaaaaaaaaaaaaaaagagccttTATGTAAAGTTTGACTTTAGGCCTCCAATGTTATTGAGACGACCCTTATTACTACTCCTTATGTTCACTTTAAGTTTTAATTGTCAAGTTTGATTGTACATCTTCTAAGAAACAATAATTGATATGGGTATTTTACTACAATACTCAGatgttttagttttttttttcttcgataAATCGAGTTAATTCCCTAAATGGTTGCGTGAATCAACCAAAATTGAAAAGATACTTCATAAGCGTCCagtaaaaacataaataatgaGCAAAACGTTTTCTGCATTTGGCTTAAAGGAACTGTTACTGGCAGATATTTTGGCTCGCATTTCTTTGCATTTTCTACAGaatcttgatcaatttttccaaaaccatCTGCTTCCTGCCTCCTCCAAAGTGGGTCCTGAACTTGAATACAAAGATTGCATCGGGATCTTTCACCTCATACATCCTTGCCAATTTCTCTTTCAACTCAGCCTTAGAAGCATAAGCCCTTCCAGGATGCAAAACATCGATAATGAATTGTTTCCTTGCAAGAAGATGATTAGGCATGAATTTCCTTAATCTAATTGTCACTGCCTTGTCCGCCATTTTTTCTGTGCCTCTGCAAAATACCTCGCTCTGAATTGTCTCTACTTAAGACGATTAGATGTTTAGTCTTAAGTCTTGGGAAATGATACAAGGAATAAGTAATAAATGCGAAgagtaaaatatgaaaaaaaataaatgttttttcTTGATATACTAAAAGTGAAAATGTATGTGAATGGAGGAAGTTTTTATTAGGGCTAATGCATGGTTATTATTAGATGAAAAATTAATAGATTTAACATCGCTTAAAGGAAAAGTAATCCAAGATTATGTTTATGCAGatcaataataattaaatatattgACCGTATATAGTAGCGCGTCTGTTTAAACTTTAAAGAAATTGCAACTTTTCTGTATGCAGAGATCTTCccttttttcatgttttcatgtttttgaTGTGATGTTTAAAGAAGAAGCCATTCAGGCTGTGGAGGAACCTACGTAGAAGTGAATAGTAAAAGCTCTATGTCTTGCAGGGTCTACTGAAACTCGTTTTTTCCTCGACGAGATTTTTCTGCAAAATAAAGACAAAAGGTCCCAAATAGAATACTCAAAAAGGCACGCtaatatatatactccctctatttcctgtattttaatttatatgaatttatttgattgggtatagagtttaagaaagaagagatgacttttaaacttgtgatcCTAAATGACTCACagatattttgtgtggctataaatcattgcatgaAGGTAAAGTGCTTCTAAATATGGAAAGAGATCATTTTTTTTACAcgaactaataaggaaatagtttcacataaattgaaacagagagagtataTATACTCTGTCAATTCTAATTTAGGTGACATAATTTAAATcaacttaaaatttaaaaaaaatatgatcttAAACAATTACACACCATCTCTGACATCAGGTGGCGTGACTAGacttttaattctttctttttatcgAGTTGTCCTCTTCTGTAAATTTCTTCGTCgtcctttttatttatgtttttcacATTTCTTTAGATTTTGCTTTTGTTTTCTCGCTTCTCCTTATTAATGCTTTCGTGGAAGGAGAGCCCTGGTAcgatattaaaaaatttaaaatagtaattttgattttcaatttttaaaaatattatattattaccGTACCAAATTAGTTAGGtattttgaagttcggttttgATATTTTACGATATAGTAAATCGGTAACCATAGTTTTTTCGATTTCGGCTtatatatactcatataatagaaaattatgattttgcaataatttatattaaaaatgcCATTACGTACTAACATTTAAAATAATATCGTAAAaatacatgtaaaaatattcaaaagaaaacacAAGCAATCCCTTTCGTAAATCAATTAGACAAAATGAGCATTTCAATCAAGTTTTAATTAGTCAAAATTCTAACatctaaacaattaattttgtgCTAATACTAGATTATATGGTTGttagcattttaatattaatatatatgaattgtatatgtaactatatacttcagtatggtattcggtatttcggtatattttttataaatccGAATACCAAtaccaaaatttttaaaaacgcATAGCAAATAtcataccaaataccataataccaAAACCATAGTATAAAAAATTTCGATTTTGATATGGTAATCGGTATATACCGTACCATGCCCATCCCTAGGTAGAAGGCAATAATTATGTAAGCCATTACGTACAAATAACATACCATATAAACAGGGGCGAATCCAGGTGTAAAAAAggggtcacgtgaacacatgatCATCCGactaaactcgatatattatgtatataattcctaaaatatatttaatattaacTAAAGGAACACATGCTCAAAAATATttgcatctttttttttaatcaaattgtaattgaaaaaaaaaaagatttgatgTAAACACTATATATGTGCGAATAAACTTTTACGACATGAAGAATATTTTAGGACTAAACATACTTAAAGTTTGGGCTTTGATTCTATTATCATTATAATCTCATGAATTATACTATATGCCTTGCATCATCCCTTCTTTAATTAATGAGAAATATACGCACAATCAATGGCTATTATGTGCTAGCTGGGGGAGGGCATTCCTACATGTTAAAATATAATACTACTACTAATTAATGCCTTCTTATAtcatctttatttgttttaaaaaatgtcttattttctatATAATAAACGTCTAGATCATAGATGTTGTGTGATAAAACAAAACTGTAAGTAGATAATATAAATAGGGTTTATGCAATCATCCAATTCATTATAATATTACATGTTTGTTAATTCTTGCAGGACATGGGGGATAGTGGTTCTTACGGTGATATTTGCATGGCGTCTCTACACCATGTGGCTCTTAATTCATCTTCACGAATCGGTAAATGGAACTCGTTATAGCAGATACCTGCAACTCTCTATTGCAGCTTTCGGTTAGTTCAAATGAATACTCCTTCGATTggatatataattttaaaatatgtgtAAAAGAAAAATGCGACTTGTATTCCTAAATGTAATATGCGTCCatgatatttgtgtggttataaaattatgtcattaaagataaaaataagaagtttaaagtaaaattattttcaaatataaaaagatgtttcttttttaaactgaCCTAAAAAGAATAGTGTAACATAAAACTAGAACAGAGGAAGTATATAATTCACTCACCCTCTCTTTatgtttcttttaaaaaaaaaaaaaaaattagaatagaAAGATGACTTTCTTATTAAACAAAGAACAAAGTGCAGAAAACATAGGGGGTTAATAGACTAAAACCTCTATGGGTCAATTTTGGGAGAAATGAGAAAATCTCAATTCTCTTTATATTATAGCCTAGATCTAATACGGTAAATTCCACAAAAATATCTATCGATCGAGAAAAAAttgctttattatttatttatttatttatttcggGGACGAAGTAGCTAACTTTTTTTCTTGCTTACTGAAGAATCCGAATTTAACTCTTTAATTCAAAAAGTAAAAGCAGATTCTGTAACTTTGTCACTTCTTGTTTTTCCAATTCAGTTGTTCTTTACCAATTGTGTCAATTAGCTGGTAGAATATTGTCTATAGGGGTTATTTAGCTGGCTTTCACATAATTCtgatttagattttttttctttttttcttttttactttaacTGATGGGAGACTAACAGCGTGGGGTCAACTAAGGTTATGAACGCGGCTAATCTTTCTCTTTTCACAGTTATGTCaaagttaaattaaaaaattaagcaCATTagacatggaagagttgttagGTTTCTCTATTCTTTTGAGGTTGGTTAAACTAAACTTTAATTGTGTTATGTTTCAAGTAACTGGACAAAAGTATAAATGTAGAACACGTTTTCTCATCAACTTGGAAGCTAACTGCAGCCGTCCTTGATAATTctgatataatataattttatttagtactaTAAAATAAATCTGAACTCCTAAACAACAGTAACTTTCTATCAGTGTctcatatctttttttttttttaatttgtttcacTGAAGAAAATAACCAAACAGGTTCAAGctccttaattaattaaatcttatATATAGGATTAGAGCCTTAAGCATTTCTTCTAGAAATATTTATAGATTTATGTGTCTTAATTTATAGTTTAAGGCAGCATTTGATTCTTTTTtactgaaattttttgaaattaggCTGTACTGTAAAACAATATTGGGAGAAGTGTGTgttgatcatcttttgagaATGTTTTTGGAGAACATTTCTATTAATCGTTTTTTCCCGAAACCTACAGTTTCATTACTTTTTGTTGTctgaaaatttaagaaaatattctGGTTAAACCTACAGTTTCATTACTTTTTATTGTCTGAAAATATTCTGGTCagatttaaaaacaaaaacagagATAATGTAAAAAAATTCCATAAGATCTTTATATATTGCCTTTGAGTAAGTAGAAACTTGGCGACACAAATAGGAAGATAAACGAATTGACATTTCCACTTTATAAGTTCATTCTCAGTCGATATCTACAAATTGACTTTACCACTTGTTGAAGTGCATTGTCAATCGACCcccactgttttttttttttttttgtcctgaTACTTCAACTAATGGAATGTTTAACTGTTTACCGTTCATTTTCAGGAGAAAAATTGGGTAAATGTCTTTCTTTATTCCCAATAATGTACCTATCAGTGGGCACTTGTGTCATGTCTATTATAGTAGGGGGAGGCACCCTACAACTTTTCTACAATGCCATGTGTGGGAATGATCACAAATGTCTAGACAAATCTTTGAGTGGAGCACAATGGTTCTTGTTGTTTGTATGCCTTGCCATCTTAATTGCCCAATTCTTTCCCAATTTGCACTCCTTAGCTTGGGTGTCCTTTATTGGTTCAGTCTTGGGTGTGGCCTATTTCACTCTGCTTTGGGCACTCTCCATTGGCAAAGGAAGGCCTAGTGGAGTCTCTCACAGCCCAGCTGATAATGTAACAACCACAATGGCCCGATTTCGTGCTGTACTAAATGGTGTTGCTATCATTGCTATTGCTTTCAGAGGACACAATGTTGTTCTCGAG contains:
- the LOC132049862 gene encoding lysine histidine transporter-like 8 isoform X1, translating into MSSPSFSSLKVIPLDDYNDQFDDTQSHMAVDGGEEKNDTNVLEEVDTWLPITESRKGNAYTATFHVLCSGIGTPALVLPFAFTSLGWTWGIVVLTVIFAWRLYTMWLLIHLHESVNGTRYSRYLQLSIAAFGEKLGKCLSLFPIMYLSVGTCVMSIIVGGGTLQLFYNAMCGNDHKCLDKSLSGAQWFLLFVCLAILIAQFFPNLHSLAWVSFIGSVLGVAYFTLLWALSIGKGRPSGVSHSPADNVTTTMARFRAVLNGVAIIAIAFRGHNVVLEIQGTLPTNPKHPTRTSMWRGVIASYSFVAVCIFPLAIGGYWAYGNLMPANGIMAAIAKYHQASTPKWLTGTIYMMVVIQCICAFQIYAMPVFDNLERIYVSRQHKACPRWLRSCIKLFFGGLTYYISVAFPFLGGLAAFVGGIALPLSLVYPCFMWISIKKPQRNSLMYCLNMFLGCLGILISVVQVAGALWNLVVDKLDANFFSP